The Ruminococcus bovis genome includes a region encoding these proteins:
- a CDS encoding sulfate adenylyltransferase subunit 1, whose protein sequence is MKGLLKFITCGSVDDGKSTLIGHILYDSKLLYADQEKALELDSKVGSRNGKIDYSLLLDGLMAEREQGITIDVAYRYFTTDNRSFIVADTPGHEEYTRNMAVGASFADLAVILIDASQGVLVQTRRHARICSLMGIKYFVFAVNKMDLVKYDKATFDKITDQINELKAELDLENVVIIPLSATEGDNVTVKSENIPWYDGKTLLDYLETVDIKSSDNEKGFYMPVQRVCRPDHTFRGFQGQIESGEISVGDEITTLPSNEKAKVKQILVVDRDSKTAKVGQPATITLDKEVDVSRGCVLTKDSEIGVYKKLKASLLWMDDNTLTEGTDYLVKLGTKTIPAIVTKIEYAVDVNTGEHIQKDELNKNEIALCDILLTEPIVVDKFDNHKTLGELILIDRVTNMTSACGVVEDTLEKADYGSHKASFKNGEVEARGDIFEEFYYDSASLNVLKYQPVNNTYSVGDTIPTSGESYNYPDSFDIIVLRDDVAVKVRDKKITDIIPVDKYEYSDVPVINGRGFEVKATSNEEIKNFLAEYKALEDPNDKDFFTKWLKFDTYRKVVFSVK, encoded by the coding sequence ATGAAAGGTTTACTAAAATTTATTACTTGTGGTAGTGTTGATGACGGTAAGTCTACTCTAATCGGTCATATTCTTTATGACTCAAAGCTACTATATGCAGACCAAGAAAAAGCCCTTGAACTAGACAGTAAGGTTGGTTCAAGAAACGGTAAAATTGACTATTCACTTCTTCTTGACGGTCTAATGGCAGAAAGAGAACAGGGTATCACAATTGATGTAGCATACCGTTACTTTACAACAGATAACCGTTCTTTCATTGTTGCCGATACTCCGGGTCACGAAGAATATACTCGTAATATGGCAGTTGGTGCATCATTTGCTGACCTTGCAGTTATTCTGATTGACGCTTCTCAAGGCGTTCTTGTACAGACAAGAAGACATGCCAGAATTTGCTCACTAATGGGTATTAAGTACTTTGTCTTTGCAGTTAACAAGATGGACCTTGTAAAGTATGACAAAGCTACTTTTGATAAAATCACAGACCAAATTAACGAACTAAAGGCTGAATTAGACCTTGAAAATGTTGTTATCATCCCACTATCAGCTACTGAAGGTGACAATGTTACTGTTAAGTCAGAGAACATTCCTTGGTATGATGGCAAGACACTTCTTGATTATCTTGAAACTGTTGATATTAAGTCATCAGATAACGAAAAAGGTTTCTATATGCCTGTACAGAGAGTATGCCGTCCTGACCATACATTCAGAGGTTTCCAGGGACAGATTGAGTCAGGTGAAATTTCTGTGGGTGATGAAATCACAACACTTCCAAGTAATGAAAAGGCTAAGGTTAAGCAGATTCTTGTTGTTGACAGAGACAGCAAAACTGCAAAGGTTGGTCAACCTGCTACAATTACACTTGATAAGGAAGTGGATGTATCAAGAGGTTGTGTACTAACTAAAGATTCTGAAATCGGTGTATATAAGAAGTTAAAGGCTTCTCTTCTATGGATGGATGATAATACACTAACAGAAGGTACTGACTACCTTGTAAAGCTAGGTACAAAGACTATTCCTGCTATTGTTACAAAGATTGAATATGCAGTAGATGTAAATACTGGTGAACATATTCAGAAGGATGAACTAAATAAGAACGAGATTGCTCTATGTGACATTCTTCTAACAGAGCCAATCGTTGTAGATAAGTTTGATAACCACAAAACTCTAGGTGAACTTATCCTTATTGACAGAGTTACTAATATGACATCAGCTTGTGGTGTTGTAGAAGATACTCTTGAAAAGGCTGATTACGGTTCACATAAGGCATCATTTAAGAATGGTGAAGTTGAAGCCAGAGGCGATATTTTTGAAGAATTCTACTACGACTCAGCTAGTCTAAATGTTCTAAAATATCAGCCTGTTAACAACACTTATTCTGTAGGTGACACTATCCCAACTTCAGGTGAATCTTATAATTATCCTGACAGCTTTGACATTATCGTACTAAGAGATGATGTCGCAGTTAAGGTAAGAGATAAGAAGATTACTGATATTATCCCTGTAGATAAGTATGAGTATTCTGATGTACCTGTAATCAACGGTAGAGGCTTTGAAGTTAAAGCGACTTCTAATGAAGAAATCAAGAATTTCTTAGCTGAATATAAAGCACTTGAAGACCCTAACGATAAGGACTTCTTTACTAAGTGGTTAAAGTTTGATACATACCGTAAGGTTGTTTTCAGCGTAAAGTAA
- a CDS encoding adenylyl-sulfate reductase subunit alpha yields the protein MRIENLQTDVLIIGGGTAGCYAALTISEHSDAKVLICEKAHIKRSGCLAAGVNALNAYIVEGRTPQDYVDYARKDADGIVRGDLLLTMSERLNSVTERLEKLGLVILKDKEGKYVTRGNRNLKINGENIKPILADAVNELDNVTVLNRVNITDYAVENNHINGAFGIGIENDTFYVIKAKAVIIATGGAAGLYKPNNPGFSRHKMWYPPFNTGAGFAMGINAGAEMTTFEMRFIALRCKDTIAPTGTLAQGVGAKQINSLGEVYETKYGITTSQRVYGTVNENLNGRGPCYLQTEGITEEQDESLLKAYLNMAPSQTIKWIESGKNPSQQNVEIEGTEPYIVGGHTASGYWVDTNRKTTIDGLYAAGDVAGGCPQKYVTGALAEGEIAALSVVEYIKDKNVATIDDKVVDNHIDEVENFLKDKHCKFTTEQLEEAMQTVMDSYAGGIKTNYRFNEKQLEIADYKIKQLMELSKDLYAEDFQELMYIYELRERLTVCRSVIAHLKARKETRWHSFAENLDYPEKDNEHWNKYVNSILEDGEIKIITRELVEEGTNYEHIN from the coding sequence ATGAGGATAGAAAATTTACAAACTGATGTTCTGATAATTGGTGGTGGCACTGCCGGATGTTATGCAGCACTGACTATCTCAGAACATAGTGATGCAAAAGTGCTTATTTGTGAAAAAGCACATATCAAGAGAAGTGGTTGCCTTGCAGCAGGTGTTAATGCACTTAACGCTTATATAGTAGAGGGCAGAACTCCTCAAGATTATGTTGATTATGCCAGAAAAGATGCTGACGGTATTGTAAGAGGTGACTTGCTGCTTACAATGTCCGAAAGACTTAATAGTGTAACAGAAAGACTGGAAAAGCTTGGTCTTGTTATTCTAAAAGATAAAGAGGGTAAGTATGTTACAAGAGGTAACAGAAACCTAAAAATCAATGGTGAAAACATTAAGCCTATTTTGGCTGATGCAGTAAATGAATTAGATAATGTTACTGTTCTTAACAGAGTTAACATTACTGATTATGCAGTAGAAAATAACCACATTAACGGTGCTTTTGGTATTGGTATCGAGAATGATACATTCTATGTTATCAAAGCGAAAGCAGTTATTATTGCAACCGGTGGTGCAGCAGGTCTTTATAAGCCTAACAATCCCGGTTTTTCACGACACAAAATGTGGTATCCACCATTTAATACCGGTGCAGGTTTTGCAATGGGTATCAATGCCGGTGCAGAAATGACAACATTTGAGATGCGTTTTATTGCACTAAGATGTAAAGATACAATTGCTCCTACAGGTACATTAGCTCAGGGTGTTGGTGCTAAACAGATTAATTCACTTGGTGAAGTGTATGAAACTAAGTACGGTATTACAACATCTCAGAGAGTTTACGGTACAGTAAACGAAAACCTTAACGGTAGAGGTCCTTGTTATTTACAGACAGAGGGCATAACAGAAGAACAAGACGAATCTTTGCTAAAGGCTTACTTAAATATGGCACCATCTCAAACCATTAAGTGGATTGAAAGTGGCAAGAACCCTAGTCAGCAGAATGTTGAAATTGAGGGTACAGAACCTTACATAGTTGGTGGTCATACAGCAAGTGGCTATTGGGTAGATACTAACAGAAAGACTACTATTGACGGACTTTATGCAGCAGGTGATGTTGCAGGTGGTTGTCCTCAGAAGTATGTTACAGGTGCATTAGCCGAAGGTGAAATTGCAGCACTTTCTGTAGTTGAATATATCAAAGATAAAAATGTTGCTACTATTGATGATAAGGTAGTTGATAACCATATTGATGAGGTAGAAAACTTCCTAAAGGATAAACATTGTAAGTTTACTACAGAGCAACTTGAAGAGGCTATGCAGACAGTAATGGACTCATATGCCGGTGGTATCAAGACAAATTATCGTTTCAATGAAAAGCAACTTGAAATAGCAGATTACAAAATCAAGCAGTTAATGGAACTTTCAAAGGATTTATATGCAGAAGATTTCCAAGAACTTATGTATATTTATGAACTAAGAGAAAGACTTACTGTTTGCAGAAGTGTAATCGCTCACCTAAAAGCAAGAAAAGAAACTCGTTGGCATAGCTTTGCAGAAAATCTTGATTACCCTGAAAAGGATAATGAACATTGGAATAAGTATGTTAACTCTATTCTTGAAGATGGTGAAATTAAGATTATTACAAGAGAATTAGTGGAGGAGGGTACAAACTATGAGCATATCAATTGA
- the thiF gene encoding thiazole biosynthesis adenylyltransferase ThiF, whose product MAFTNEQIERYSRHIILKEVGAKGQKKLLNGKVLIIGAGGLGAPVAMYLAAAGVGTIGIADADEVDLSNLQRQIIHATKDVGKPKVQSAKETMEEMNPDVKVITYHTFVTSENIMDLIKDYDFIIDGTDNFPAKFLINDACVMAKKPFSHAGIIRFKGQLMTYVPGEGPCYRCVFKNPPPKDAVPTCKQAGVIGAMGGVIGSLQAMEAVKYLLGVGDLLTGYLLTYDALKMEFRKVKLPQDTHSCAVCGDHPTITELIDYEQAECDGVL is encoded by the coding sequence ATGGCGTTTACTAACGAACAGATTGAACGTTATTCACGCCATATCATCCTAAAAGAAGTTGGTGCAAAAGGCCAGAAGAAACTTCTTAACGGTAAGGTGTTGATTATCGGTGCAGGTGGCTTAGGTGCTCCTGTAGCAATGTACCTAGCAGCAGCCGGTGTAGGTACAATCGGTATTGCAGATGCTGATGAAGTTGATTTATCTAACTTACAAAGACAGATTATCCACGCAACTAAGGATGTTGGCAAACCAAAGGTTCAGTCAGCTAAGGAAACAATGGAAGAAATGAACCCTGATGTAAAGGTTATTACTTACCATACATTTGTTACAAGTGAAAACATTATGGACCTTATTAAGGACTATGACTTTATTATTGACGGTACAGATAACTTTCCGGCAAAATTCTTAATTAATGATGCCTGTGTAATGGCTAAAAAGCCTTTCTCACATGCCGGTATCATTCGTTTCAAAGGTCAGCTAATGACTTATGTACCCGGTGAAGGTCCATGTTACAGATGTGTATTCAAGAATCCACCACCAAAGGATGCGGTTCCAACTTGTAAACAAGCCGGTGTTATCGGTGCAATGGGTGGTGTTATCGGTAGCCTACAGGCTATGGAAGCAGTTAAGTATCTACTAGGTGTTGGTGACTTGCTAACAGGTTACCTACTAACTTATGATGCATTAAAGATGGAATTTAGAAAGGTTAAGCTACCACAGGATACTCATTCTTGTGCAGTATGTGGTGACCACCCAACTATCACAGAATTAATCGACTACGAACAAGCTGAATGTGATGGTGTATTATAA
- a CDS encoding 4Fe-4S dicluster domain-containing protein, translated as MSISIDKDKCIGCGKCRNVCPGTLIKMDENKKAYIKYPKDCWGCTSCIKECPVYAINFFLGADIGGMGSNVHTEKEGDILHWIINKPDGKTINIDINQKESNKY; from the coding sequence ATGAGCATATCAATTGATAAGGATAAATGTATCGGTTGTGGTAAGTGTAGAAATGTTTGTCCCGGTACACTAATCAAAATGGATGAAAACAAAAAAGCATATATAAAGTATCCAAAAGATTGTTGGGGATGTACTTCCTGTATTAAGGAGTGTCCTGTCTATGCAATTAACTTTTTCTTAGGTGCAGACATTGGTGGTATGGGTAGCAATGTTCATACAGAAAAAGAAGGAGATATTCTCCATTGGATAATCAATAAACCTGATGGCAAAACAATAAACATAGACATTAATCAGAAAGAGTCAAATAAGTATTAA
- the thiS gene encoding sulfur carrier protein ThiS, with translation MVITVAGNKKEVKDGLTVAQLVIDEKVETPEYVTVTINDEFVESGTFESTVLKDGDTVEFLYFMGGGQ, from the coding sequence ATGGTTATTACAGTAGCAGGAAACAAGAAAGAAGTAAAAGACGGCCTAACAGTTGCACAGTTAGTTATTGATGAAAAGGTAGAAACACCTGAATATGTAACTGTAACAATCAACGATGAATTTGTTGAAAGTGGCACATTTGAATCAACTGTCCTAAAAGATGGAGATACAGTTGAATTTCTATACTTTATGGGAGGTGGACAGTAA
- a CDS encoding M67 family metallopeptidase — translation MIKLSKSDYNKILDHAIKDLPDEACGLIAGTVEGEDKIIKKVYLLTNIDHSNEHFSLDPKEQLMAVKDMRQNGFVPLGNWHSHPESPSRPSEEDKRLAYDSKASYMILSLMDRENPVLNSFHIENNTSQKEELVIE, via the coding sequence ATGATTAAACTATCAAAATCAGATTATAATAAAATACTAGACCATGCTATTAAGGACTTGCCTGATGAGGCTTGTGGCTTAATAGCCGGTACAGTTGAAGGTGAAGACAAAATCATTAAGAAGGTTTACCTTCTAACAAATATTGACCATTCCAACGAACACTTTTCTCTTGACCCAAAGGAACAGTTAATGGCTGTTAAAGATATGCGTCAGAACGGATTTGTGCCACTGGGCAATTGGCACAGTCATCCTGAGTCACCTTCAAGACCTTCTGAAGAGGACAAGCGTCTTGCATATGATAGCAAGGCAAGTTATATGATTCTTTCATTAATGGATAGAGAAAACCCTGTTTTAAACTCATTCCATATTGAAAACAATACTTCACAAAAGGAAGAACTTGTGATAGAATAA
- a CDS encoding NAD(P)/FAD-dependent oxidoreductase, producing the protein MYDIVIIGSGPAGLSASVYAKREMLNSIVIEKEFMGTGQIAESDRVDNYIGLYGESGYDLGEKFRDHAIKLGTEFVEGKVESILKQDNHYNLKLSNGENIETKTIILATGTSRRKLGIKGEKELTGKGVTYCAICDGAFYKDLPVAVVGGGDTALQDALLLSKIASKVYLIHRRDEFRGNKILSKKVRNTENIELVLSSTPKEIVGENQVEKIIVTKDNSDKEIIVSGVFVAVGSVPNSDLLKELVKLDNGYVVASEDGVTSADGIFVAGDVRTKKLRQVVTAVSDGANAVMSAEDYLLKNNL; encoded by the coding sequence ATGTACGATATAGTTATTATAGGTAGTGGACCGGCAGGATTATCTGCTTCTGTATATGCAAAAAGAGAAATGCTCAATTCAATAGTAATAGAAAAAGAATTTATGGGCACAGGTCAAATTGCAGAAAGTGACCGAGTTGATAACTATATAGGTCTTTATGGCGAAAGTGGTTATGACCTTGGAGAGAAGTTTCGTGACCATGCCATAAAGCTGGGTACAGAGTTTGTTGAAGGTAAAGTGGAAAGTATCCTTAAACAAGATAATCACTATAACCTAAAACTTTCAAATGGCGAAAATATAGAAACAAAAACTATTATTTTAGCTACCGGTACAAGCCGTAGAAAGTTGGGAATTAAAGGCGAAAAGGAACTTACCGGTAAAGGTGTTACTTACTGTGCAATATGTGACGGTGCTTTTTATAAGGATTTACCGGTTGCAGTAGTAGGTGGAGGAGATACAGCTTTACAGGATGCACTTTTACTTTCAAAGATTGCCTCTAAGGTGTATTTAATCCATAGACGAGATGAATTTCGTGGAAACAAAATTCTCTCCAAAAAGGTTAGAAATACAGAAAATATTGAACTTGTACTTTCTTCTACACCTAAAGAAATTGTAGGGGAAAATCAAGTGGAGAAAATCATTGTTACTAAAGATAACAGTGATAAAGAAATCATTGTGTCAGGTGTATTTGTTGCAGTTGGCAGTGTTCCAAATTCAGATTTATTAAAAGAACTGGTAAAGTTAGATAATGGCTATGTTGTAGCCTCAGAAGACGGTGTTACCTCAGCAGATGGTATTTTTGTTGCAGGGGATGTTCGCACCAAGAAGTTGCGACAGGTAGTTACAGCAGTATCAGACGGTGCAAATGCAGTAATGTCTGCTGAAGATTATTTGCTAAAAAATAACTTGTAA
- a CDS encoding hydantoinase/oxoprolinase family protein, which yields MKRIGVDVGGTFTDFIYVDDDGKIEVYKTSTTPHDPSIGMMEGINAVCDKLGIEHSEIDEIFHGTTIATNMVLEHKGARAGMITTKGYRDIIHIARHKRPTNFSIVEDIPWQKYPVCQRRDRYGVEERVVSPNGDELIPLNEEEVRQAVRKMKKDKVEAIAVCFLFSFLNPAHEQRVKEIIKEEYPEVYISLSSEVLPQFREYERFTTTGLNAYIGPTTSRYIKQLRKTLVEQGYTANVHLMQSFGGVASAEAAQKKPVNLLLSGPVGGVLGAIWTTKLTDINNVITLDIGGTSADISVLADLKPSMKHLLDTKVGGYAAMVPMIDVGTIGAGGGSMAYIDEGGFFRVGPQSAGAVPGPACYNRGGEEPTVSDANIILGRLGTKLLGGRMEIKPELAEKAIMSRIGEPLDKNLDEAALGIIDIMNNNMIQEIEKESVRRGFDPREFALFACGGAGSLHACSVARELGMKQVVVPLNPGALCAVGLVNTDLMYDFSKTEMQLASNVDLESLKKDYASLEKKAHDRLIEDNMSEDEIVIQRVADCRYEGQGYEMRVPVIGGEVTEETIEKMKESFHIAHKKQFGRSYRQVDIEIVNIRVIGTGEIEDLEPIKIQKSSGNIEDAVVDERMVTFKVDEKPVKMSTKVYDRTKFGAGDVINGPAIINQMDTTIVVEPGCVGRVNDYGIIVIDINVEE from the coding sequence ATGAAGAGAATCGGCGTTGACGTTGGTGGTACATTTACTGACTTTATCTATGTTGATGATGACGGTAAAATCGAGGTGTACAAAACTTCTACAACACCTCATGACCCATCAATCGGTATGATGGAAGGTATTAATGCAGTTTGTGACAAACTTGGAATTGAACATAGCGAAATTGATGAAATATTCCACGGCACAACTATTGCAACAAATATGGTTCTTGAACATAAAGGTGCAAGAGCCGGTATGATTACAACAAAAGGATATAGAGATATTATCCATATTGCCAGACACAAGAGACCTACTAACTTTTCAATTGTAGAAGACATTCCATGGCAGAAATACCCGGTATGCCAGAGAAGAGATAGATATGGTGTAGAAGAAAGAGTTGTTTCTCCTAATGGTGATGAACTTATTCCTCTAAATGAAGAAGAAGTAAGACAAGCTGTTAGAAAGATGAAGAAAGATAAAGTAGAAGCTATTGCAGTATGTTTCTTGTTCTCTTTCTTAAATCCTGCCCATGAACAAAGGGTAAAAGAAATTATTAAGGAAGAATACCCGGAAGTATATATTTCATTAAGCTCTGAAGTACTCCCTCAGTTTAGAGAATATGAAAGATTTACTACAACCGGTCTTAATGCATATATCGGACCTACAACTTCACGATATATTAAACAGCTCCGAAAGACTCTTGTTGAACAGGGATATACAGCTAATGTGCACTTAATGCAATCATTTGGTGGTGTTGCATCAGCAGAAGCTGCCCAGAAAAAGCCGGTTAATCTTCTTTTATCCGGACCGGTTGGTGGTGTTCTTGGTGCTATCTGGACAACTAAATTAACAGACATCAACAATGTTATCACTCTTGACATTGGTGGTACATCAGCTGATATTTCTGTTCTTGCTGACCTAAAACCAAGTATGAAACACTTGCTAGACACTAAAGTCGGTGGCTATGCTGCTATGGTACCTATGATTGATGTTGGTACAATCGGTGCCGGTGGTGGTTCAATGGCATATATTGATGAAGGTGGATTCTTTAGAGTAGGTCCACAGTCAGCAGGTGCTGTACCGGGTCCGGCTTGTTATAATCGTGGTGGTGAAGAACCAACAGTTTCTGATGCCAATATTATCCTTGGCAGATTAGGTACAAAGCTACTTGGTGGTAGAATGGAAATCAAGCCTGAATTAGCTGAAAAGGCTATTATGAGCCGTATCGGTGAACCACTAGACAAAAACCTTGATGAGGCTGCACTTGGTATTATTGATATTATGAACAACAATATGATTCAAGAAATTGAAAAGGAAAGTGTTCGTAGAGGTTTTGACCCAAGAGAATTTGCTTTATTTGCTTGTGGTGGTGCCGGTTCACTTCATGCTTGTAGTGTAGCCAGAGAGCTTGGTATGAAACAGGTTGTTGTACCTCTAAACCCAGGTGCTTTATGTGCAGTTGGTCTTGTTAATACTGATTTGATGTATGACTTCTCTAAGACAGAAATGCAACTTGCATCAAATGTTGATTTAGAGTCACTTAAGAAAGACTATGCTTCCCTTGAAAAGAAAGCTCACGATAGACTTATTGAAGATAATATGTCAGAAGACGAAATTGTTATTCAGAGAGTTGCTGACTGTAGATATGAAGGTCAAGGTTATGAAATGCGTGTACCTGTTATCGGTGGTGAAGTAACAGAAGAAACAATTGAAAAAATGAAAGAATCTTTCCATATTGCCCACAAAAAGCAGTTTGGTCGTTCATATAGACAAGTTGACATTGAAATTGTTAATATCCGTGTAATTGGTACAGGTGAAATCGAAGACCTAGAACCAATTAAAATTCAGAAGAGTTCCGGCAATATTGAAGATGCAGTTGTTGACGAAAGAATGGTTACATTCAAGGTTGACGAAAAGCCGGTTAAAATGTCAACTAAGGTTTATGACAGAACAAAGTTTGGTGCCGGTGATGTTATTAACGGTCCGGCTATTATCAACCAGATGGATACAACTATTGTTGTTGAACCGGGCTGTGTAGGTCGTGTAAACGATTACGGTATTATTGTTATTGATATTAATGTTGAAGAATAA
- a CDS encoding isochorismatase family protein: MSNKDYKFVDHYSFDEDLLKKAFAEAREVYKERGFMRKMGFGKAPAITTVDMAKAWMSEGHPFTCDHSEEVCAEALKVLEAARKVGVPIFHTTTGFVGKEQWDLPRWDEKIPVSTLDINSDWMDIDPKLKPRPEEPVIHKKFASNFFGTHLAQTLNYLGVDTVIVMGATACACVRHTVMDSTGYGFRTIVPEGTVGDRVPGVVEWNLFDMEAKFADVVPVDEVVKYLEGIDPSVYTKHARKFDK; this comes from the coding sequence ATGTCAAACAAGGATTATAAGTTTGTAGACCATTATTCATTCGATGAGGACCTTCTAAAGAAAGCTTTTGCTGAAGCTAGAGAAGTGTACAAAGAACGTGGTTTTATGAGAAAGATGGGCTTTGGTAAAGCACCTGCTATTACAACAGTTGATATGGCAAAGGCTTGGATGTCAGAAGGTCATCCATTCACTTGTGACCATTCAGAAGAAGTTTGTGCTGAGGCTTTAAAAGTTCTTGAAGCAGCTCGTAAAGTTGGTGTTCCGATTTTCCACACAACAACAGGTTTTGTTGGTAAAGAACAGTGGGATCTTCCAAGATGGGATGAAAAAATTCCGGTTAGTACACTTGATATTAACAGTGATTGGATGGACATTGATCCTAAGTTAAAGCCAAGACCTGAAGAACCTGTTATTCACAAGAAATTTGCTTCTAATTTCTTTGGTACTCATTTAGCACAGACACTTAACTACTTAGGTGTTGATACAGTTATTGTTATGGGTGCTACAGCTTGTGCTTGTGTTAGACACACAGTAATGGATTCAACAGGTTATGGTTTCAGAACAATCGTTCCTGAAGGAACAGTTGGTGATAGAGTTCCCGGTGTTGTTGAATGGAACTTATTTGATATGGAAGCAAAATTTGCTGATGTTGTTCCGGTTGATGAGGTTGTTAAGTATCTTGAAGGTATTGACCCATCAGTTTATACTAAACATGCTAGAAAGTTTGACAAATAA
- the cysD gene encoding sulfate adenylyltransferase subunit CysD, whose protein sequence is MSYDSHLDALEAEAIYIMREVAAECEKPVMLYSIGKDSSVMLHLAMKAFYPEKPPFPFLHVDTTWKFKEMIEFRDRIAKKYGIDMLVYTNQDGVKQGINPFDHGSSYTDIMKTQALKQALNKYGFTAAFGGGRRDEEKSRAKERIFSFRNKAQAWDPKNQRPEMWKLYNTKIEKGESIRVFPISNWTEKDIWQYIKRENIEIVPLYFADVRPVVERDGNLIMVDDDRMRLKEGEKPMMKSVRFRTLGCYPLTGGVESTAHTLDEIIDETLSAVSSERTSRVIDNEAAGSMERRKREGYF, encoded by the coding sequence ATGAGTTATGATTCACATCTTGATGCTCTTGAAGCAGAAGCAATTTACATAATGAGAGAGGTTGCAGCAGAGTGTGAAAAACCAGTAATGCTTTACTCAATCGGTAAGGATAGCTCAGTAATGCTACACCTTGCTATGAAGGCTTTCTATCCTGAAAAACCACCATTCCCATTCCTTCATGTTGATACAACATGGAAGTTTAAGGAAATGATTGAGTTCCGTGATAGAATTGCTAAGAAGTATGGCATTGATATGCTGGTTTATACTAACCAAGACGGTGTAAAACAGGGTATTAACCCATTTGACCATGGTTCATCTTATACAGATATTATGAAAACTCAGGCTTTAAAACAAGCCCTAAATAAATACGGCTTTACTGCTGCTTTTGGTGGTGGTCGTAGAGATGAAGAAAAGTCTCGTGCAAAGGAAAGAATTTTCTCATTCCGTAACAAAGCACAGGCTTGGGATCCTAAGAATCAGCGTCCTGAAATGTGGAAACTTTATAACACAAAGATTGAAAAAGGCGAATCAATTCGTGTATTCCCAATTTCAAACTGGACAGAAAAAGATATTTGGCAGTATATTAAGAGAGAAAATATTGAGATTGTTCCTCTTTACTTTGCTGATGTTCGTCCTGTTGTTGAGAGAGATGGCAACCTAATTATGGTTGATGATGACCGTATGCGTCTAAAAGAAGGTGAAAAGCCAATGATGAAGTCAGTTAGATTCAGAACACTTGGCTGTTACCCACTAACAGGTGGTGTAGAATCTACTGCTCATACTCTTGACGAAATTATTGACGAAACATTAAGTGCAGTATCATCAGAAAGAACTTCAAGAGTTATTGACAATGAGGCTGCCGGTAGTATGGAAAGAAGAAAGAGAGAGGGATATTTCTAA